Proteins co-encoded in one Anabas testudineus chromosome 8, fAnaTes1.2, whole genome shotgun sequence genomic window:
- the trir gene encoding telomerase RNA component interacting RNase, whose amino-acid sequence MDPKRDHGKSHTTGGDDSSGDSSCGSPASPSGSPAPAASKAPAPGGNAFANDGSFMEMFKKKMEEEERRKKETQQTGGAARATEQGQTSVEKKPPPVTSFVGKRRGGVFLKTGMVAKKQKQDSEREPGRSDAWSKYMAEVKKYKAHQCGDDDKTRPLVK is encoded by the exons ATGGATCCAAAGCGCGATCACGGTAAATCTCACACTACCGGAGGCGACGACAGCAGCGGAGACTCCAGCTGCGGCAGCCCGGCGTCCCCCTCCGGCAGCCCCGCACCGGCCGCCAGCAAAGCCCCGGCGCCCGGCGGAAACGCGTTCGCTAACGACGGCAGCTTCATGGAGATGTtcaagaagaagatggaggaggaggagaggaggaaaaaggagacGCAGCAAACAGGTGGAGCTGCCAGAGCCACCGAGCAGGGACAGACCTCAGTGGAAAAGAAGCCTCCTCCCGTGACGAGCTTT GTGGGGAAGCGCAGAGGCGGTGTGTTCCTAAAGACCGGCATGGTTgcaaagaagcagaaacaggacTCCGAG AGGGAGCCAGGCAGGAGCGATGCTTGGTCAAAGTACATGGCTGAGGTGAAAAAGTACAAAGCCCATCAGTGTGGAGACGACGATAAAACGAGGCCTCTGGTTAAGTAG
- the ubn2b gene encoding ubinuclein-2b isoform X1, which yields MAEPRKVPFVTISSFSTASPPTPPESSKKRRREDEAADLTFGKDGGGGGVAAVGSGGGGGLFGENPKERDAESRETKPTVRLDLPLTEPNERGSAEFNYGELVQSTQVQRPVSTVPKVLTPPLDPNDPFADEERERREVEELAKKFESKYGGGSKKKKKDRMQDLIDIGYGYDETDPFIDNSEAYDELVPASLTTKHGGFYINTGTLQFRPASDSEGENAAKDDNHFKKMKDGEERVIKKRRKKQDGGILEEKKPRKNKVPKPGVSALNVHRPEKKKRKKLMKESLHLANMLRRFTREKEEMRKKNLAAASLQRPNAKVPNSNSALLNTQHKATGSNDCSIADLSADPAVLSLLGSANNDMLQDMMGDLDFGMLDSPQPSSPAQGENGSFGMGQKVGGSRVSQGNVIPPPPLPSGLPGPLTKRIEDLRAASRLFDEEGRKKFFTLDMNNILLDIELQVQEQPAEVRSAVYSHLEAFVPCNKEALLKRLKKLSLNIQDDRLRTPLLKLKLAVCSVMPEQIARYNMDCIAKVAKQQSEEGEKNGSEDDDEEKPGKRVMGPRKKFVWDDKLRTLLCNLVRVKLSCYELEGKNSLSLEDYLKAFMETEVKPLWPKGWMQARMLFKESITVHGHLTGYTAKKKMVPTPKAKPKEAIWVQRSTPSAGATPSPVAQVAKRPPQSPSQAICLDEDLTAPSLDISQALAILGNAAKGLAQGDSPPSPDGPKTATNPSSLHSSPLIQQQKKNSVSTPSSSAPHYISTSSSSSTSLSRPPSITSSPLPSVRVDGMGVAKGTPQAHRHSVMNAQRPLGVAKANMPASASPPKPRPPPTASPLMAPGSKTGVSTPPSGLHKGSNNTKASSGDTLIISSPQPHTLSSSSHMSPKTFQTPRLPQTPQSKPSPAPSLAQTLAGVQPQPQSNFITPMHATLTKSSHSSIPPIIKLTPRTPNPTVTATTSALPSISQRSQAAPTVHQYSPKNPAGFRPPFSGAQGGAAKPGQNSYTPPGSQKTPTNNSTTNTSLINTSSISKHSGSSASPTVVSVNPGQRQRPVGGTPQGAKPVASVSSSSVSSQLPQVSTAGSGSLLGSASSLPLGFGMLGGLVPVSLPFQFPSLLNLPQLGTAGSSAAASGSTASSNAQFSTLTQNLYKSLQSGSQVALPPHLQLAFSDVSQSQGGDAKRKTL from the exons ATGGCGGAGCCGAGGAAAGTGCCGTTCGTCACCATTTCATCCTTCAGCACCGCCTCGCCGCCGACCCCGCCGGAGTCCAGCAAGAAGCGTCGCCGCGAAGATGAGGCCGCGGACCTGACTTTTGGGAAAGATGGAGGAGGTGGCGGTGTCGCGGCCGTGGGGTCAGGAGGTGGCGGGGGTCTGTTCGGTGAAAACCCGAAAGAACGCGACGCCGAGAGCCGCGAGACGAAGCCGACCGTCCGCCTCGACCTGCCGCTGACCGAGCCAAACGAGCGGGGGTCCGCAGAGTTCAACTACGGAGAGCTGGTCCAGTCAACTCAG GTACAGCGTCCAGTTTCAACAGTCCCTAAAGTACTCACTCCTCCCCTGGACCCCAACGACCCTTTTGCTgatgaggagagggagagacgggAGGTGGAAGAGTTGGCAAAGAAATTTGAGAGCAAATAT GGTGGTGGCtctaagaagaagaaaaaggacagGATGCAGGACCTCATTGACATCGGCTATGGCTACGATGAGACCGACCCCTTTATAGACAATTCAGAGGCT TATGACGAGCTGGTTCCAGCGTCTCTCACCACAAAACATGGAGGTTTCTACATCAACACGGGCACTCTGCAGTTCAGACCAGCTTCTGACTCTGAGGGAGAAAATGCAGCAAAGGATGATAATCACTTCAAG AAGATGAAAGATGGCGAAGAGCGGGTGATAAAGAAACGGAGGAAAAAGCAAGATGGTGGAATTCTGGAGGAGAAGAAACCCAGAAAGAATAAAGTACCAAAGCCGGG AGTTTCAGCTCTGAATGTTCATCgtccagaaaaaaagaagaggaagaagctgaTGAAGGAGTCACTCCACCTGGCCAACATGCTCCGTCGCTTCAccagggagaaggaggagatgCGTAAGAAGAACCTGGCTGCTGCCAGTCTGCAGCGACCTAACGCCAAAGTGCCCAACTCCAACAGTGCACTCCTCAACACCCAGCACAAGGCCACCGGCAGCAACGACTGCAGCATAGCGGACCTCAGCGCCGACCCGGCTGTGTTGTCCCTGCTGGGCTCAGCCAATAACGACATGCTGCAGGACATGATGGGGGACCTGGACTTTGGAATGCTGGACTCTCCTCAGCCCTCCAGTCCTGCGCAGGGAGAGAACGGCTCCTTTGGGATGGGACAGAAAGTAGGAGGAAGCAGAGTGTCACAGGGTAACGtgattcctcctcctcctctccccagTGGACTCCCAGGCCCCCTCACCAAGCGCATCGAAGACCTGAGAGCG GCGTCTCGTCTGTTTGATGAAGAAGGCAGGAAGAAGTTCTTCACGCTGGACATGAACAACATCCTGCTGGA tatCGAGTTGCAGGTTCAGGAGCAGCCTGCAGAGGTGCGCTCTGCCGTCTACTCTCACCTTGAGGCCTTTGTGCCCTGCAATAAAGAAGCTCTGCTCAAACGCCTTAAGAAGCTCAGCCTCAACATACAG GATGACCGCCTTCGAACGCCACTGCTGAAGCTGAAACTGGCCGTGTGCAGCGTGATGCCGGAGCAGATCGCTCGCTACAACATGGACTGCATCGCTAAAGTGGCAAA gcaGCAGtctgaggagggagagaagaacgGCTCCGAGGACGATGATGAGGAGAAACCAGGGAAGAGAGTGATGGGGCCTCGAAAGAAGTTTGTCTGGGACGACAAGCTCAG gacGTTGTTGTGTAACCTGGTGCGGGTGAAGCTGAGCTGCTACGAGCTGGAAGGCAAGAACTCACTGTCTCTAGAGGACTACCTCAAAGCCTTCATGGAGACTGAGGTTAAACCTCTTTGGCCTAAAGGCTGGATGCAGGCCAG GATGTTGTTCAAAGAGAGCATCACGGTACACGGTCACCTCACAGGCTACAC GGCAAAGAAGAAGATGGTTCCCACCCCCAAGGCCAAGCCGAAG GAGGCCATTTGGGTCCAGCGGTCCACACCTTCAGCAGGAGCCACGCCCTCCCCTGTTGCCCAGGTTGCCAAGCGACCGCCTCAGTCTCCGTCTCAGGCCATATGTCTCGATGAGGATTTGACGGCTCCCTCCCTGGACATCTCCCAGGCACTCGCCATCCTCGGCAATGCAGCCAAGGGACTGGCCCAGGGGGACAGCCCCCCGTCCCCGGACGGACCCAAGACGGCCACCaacccctcctccctccacagCTCGCCACTCATtcaacagcagaagaaaaactcAGTCAGCACTCCCAGCTCCAGTGCACCTCACTACATCTCTACCTCTTCgtcttcctccacctctctgtctcgGCCCCCCTCCATCACgtcctctcctctgccctcAGTGAGGGTGGATGGCATGGGGGTCGCCAAGGGCACGCCGCAGGCGCACAGACACTCAGTGATGAACGCTCAGAGACCTTTAGGTGTGGCTAAAGCCAACATGCCTGCCTCAGCGTCGCCACCTAAACCACGTCCACCTCCCACTGCGTCTCCACTGATGGCCCCAGGATCAAAAACGGGGGTCTCCACCCCCCCATCTGGCCTCCACAAAGGCAGCAATAATACTAAGGCCAGCAGTGGCGACACACTCATCATCTCATCACCTCAGCCACACACTCTTTCATCGTCGTCGCACATGAGCCCCAAAACCTTCCAGACTCCTCGCCTGCCTCAGACCCCACAGAGTAAACCCTCCCCGGCCCCCTCCCTCGCTCAGACGCTCGCTGGAGTGCAGCCCCAGCCCCAGTCTAACTTCATCACCCCTATGCATGCTACTCTCACCAAGtcctcacacagcagcatcccACCcatcatcaaactcactccCCGCACCCCCAACCCCACCGTCACCGCCACCACCTCAGCCTTACCCTCCATCTCTCAAAGGTCTCAGGCAGCCCCCACTGTACACCAGTACTCTCCCAAAAACCCAGCAGGGTTCCGCCCGCCGTTCTCAGGTGCCCAAGGAGGAGCAGCCAAGCCGGGGCAAAACAGCTACACTCCCCCGGGCAGCCAGAAGACCCCCACCAATAACAGCACCACCAACACCAGCCTTATTAACACCTCATCCATAAGCAAGCATTCAGGATCCAGTGCCTCCCCCACAGTGGTCTCTGTAAACCCAGGCCAGCGCCAGAGACCCGTGGGAGGGACACCTCAGGGGGCCAAACCGGTCGCATCGGTTTCATCGTCATCTGTCTCTTCTCAGTTACCACAG GTGTCCACGGCAGGTAGCGGCAGCCTGCTCGGCTCAGCCTCGTCGCTTCCTCTGGGGTTTGGGATGCTGGGGGGCCTGGTCCCTGTGTCCCTGCCCTTCCAGTTCCCCTCGCTGCTAAACCTGCCACAACTGGGCACAGCAGGCTCCAGTGCGGCAGCCAGTGGCTCCACGGCCAGTAGCAATGCACAGTTCTCCACCCTGACACAGA ATCTGTATAAGAGTCTCCAGTCAGGGTCTCAGGTTGCTCTGCCTCCTCACTTGCAGCTCGCTTTCTCAG ATGTCAGTCAAAGCCAGGGAGGAGATGCTAAGAGGAAGACTCTATGA
- the ubn2b gene encoding ubinuclein-2b isoform X2, with protein MAEPRKVPFVTISSFSTASPPTPPESSKKRRREDEAADLTFGKDGGGGGVAAVGSGGGGGLFGENPKERDAESRETKPTVRLDLPLTEPNERGSAEFNYGELVQSTQVQRPVSTVPKVLTPPLDPNDPFADEERERREVEELAKKFESKYGGGSKKKKKDRMQDLIDIGYGYDETDPFIDNSEAYDELVPASLTTKHGGFYINTGTLQFRPASDSEGENAAKDDNHFKKMKDGEERVIKKRRKKQDGGILEEKKPRKNKVPKPGVSALNVHRPEKKKRKKLMKESLHLANMLRRFTREKEEMRKKNLAAASLQRPNAKVPNSNSALLNTQHKATGSNDCSIADLSADPAVLSLLGSANNDMLQDMMGDLDFGMLDSPQPSSPAQGENGSFGMGQKVGGSRVSQGNVIPPPPLPSGLPGPLTKRIEDLRAASRLFDEEGRKKFFTLDMNNILLDIELQVQEQPAEVRSAVYSHLEAFVPCNKEALLKRLKKLSLNIQDDRLRTPLLKLKLAVCSVMPEQIARYNMDCIAKVAKQQSEEGEKNGSEDDDEEKPGKRVMGPRKKFVWDDKLRTLLCNLVRVKLSCYELEGKNSLSLEDYLKAFMETEVKPLWPKGWMQARMLFKESITVHGHLTGYTAKKKMVPTPKAKPKEAIWVQRSTPSAGATPSPVAQVAKRPPQSPSQAICLDEDLTAPSLDISQALAILGNAAKGLAQGDSPPSPDGPKTATNPSSLHSSPLIQQQKKNSVSTPSSSAPHYISTSSSSSTSLSRPPSITSSPLPSVRVDGMGVAKGTPQAHRHSVMNAQRPLGVAKANMPASASPPKPRPPPTASPLMAPGSKTGVSTPPSGLHKGSNNTKASSGDTLIISSPQPHTLSSSSHMSPKTFQTPRLPQTPQSKPSPAPSLAQTLAGVQPQPQSNFITPMHATLTKSSHSSIPPIIKLTPRTPNPTVTATTSALPSISQRSQAAPTVHQYSPKNPAGFRPPFSGAQGGAAKPGQNSYTPPGSQKTPTNNSTTNTSLINTSSISKHSGSSASPTVVSVNPGQRQRPVGGTPQGAKPVASVSSSSVSSQLPQVSTAGSGSLLGSASSLPLGFGMLGGLVPVSLPFQFPSLLNLPQLGTAGSSAAASGSTASSNAQFSTLTQNVSQSQGGDAKRKTL; from the exons ATGGCGGAGCCGAGGAAAGTGCCGTTCGTCACCATTTCATCCTTCAGCACCGCCTCGCCGCCGACCCCGCCGGAGTCCAGCAAGAAGCGTCGCCGCGAAGATGAGGCCGCGGACCTGACTTTTGGGAAAGATGGAGGAGGTGGCGGTGTCGCGGCCGTGGGGTCAGGAGGTGGCGGGGGTCTGTTCGGTGAAAACCCGAAAGAACGCGACGCCGAGAGCCGCGAGACGAAGCCGACCGTCCGCCTCGACCTGCCGCTGACCGAGCCAAACGAGCGGGGGTCCGCAGAGTTCAACTACGGAGAGCTGGTCCAGTCAACTCAG GTACAGCGTCCAGTTTCAACAGTCCCTAAAGTACTCACTCCTCCCCTGGACCCCAACGACCCTTTTGCTgatgaggagagggagagacgggAGGTGGAAGAGTTGGCAAAGAAATTTGAGAGCAAATAT GGTGGTGGCtctaagaagaagaaaaaggacagGATGCAGGACCTCATTGACATCGGCTATGGCTACGATGAGACCGACCCCTTTATAGACAATTCAGAGGCT TATGACGAGCTGGTTCCAGCGTCTCTCACCACAAAACATGGAGGTTTCTACATCAACACGGGCACTCTGCAGTTCAGACCAGCTTCTGACTCTGAGGGAGAAAATGCAGCAAAGGATGATAATCACTTCAAG AAGATGAAAGATGGCGAAGAGCGGGTGATAAAGAAACGGAGGAAAAAGCAAGATGGTGGAATTCTGGAGGAGAAGAAACCCAGAAAGAATAAAGTACCAAAGCCGGG AGTTTCAGCTCTGAATGTTCATCgtccagaaaaaaagaagaggaagaagctgaTGAAGGAGTCACTCCACCTGGCCAACATGCTCCGTCGCTTCAccagggagaaggaggagatgCGTAAGAAGAACCTGGCTGCTGCCAGTCTGCAGCGACCTAACGCCAAAGTGCCCAACTCCAACAGTGCACTCCTCAACACCCAGCACAAGGCCACCGGCAGCAACGACTGCAGCATAGCGGACCTCAGCGCCGACCCGGCTGTGTTGTCCCTGCTGGGCTCAGCCAATAACGACATGCTGCAGGACATGATGGGGGACCTGGACTTTGGAATGCTGGACTCTCCTCAGCCCTCCAGTCCTGCGCAGGGAGAGAACGGCTCCTTTGGGATGGGACAGAAAGTAGGAGGAAGCAGAGTGTCACAGGGTAACGtgattcctcctcctcctctccccagTGGACTCCCAGGCCCCCTCACCAAGCGCATCGAAGACCTGAGAGCG GCGTCTCGTCTGTTTGATGAAGAAGGCAGGAAGAAGTTCTTCACGCTGGACATGAACAACATCCTGCTGGA tatCGAGTTGCAGGTTCAGGAGCAGCCTGCAGAGGTGCGCTCTGCCGTCTACTCTCACCTTGAGGCCTTTGTGCCCTGCAATAAAGAAGCTCTGCTCAAACGCCTTAAGAAGCTCAGCCTCAACATACAG GATGACCGCCTTCGAACGCCACTGCTGAAGCTGAAACTGGCCGTGTGCAGCGTGATGCCGGAGCAGATCGCTCGCTACAACATGGACTGCATCGCTAAAGTGGCAAA gcaGCAGtctgaggagggagagaagaacgGCTCCGAGGACGATGATGAGGAGAAACCAGGGAAGAGAGTGATGGGGCCTCGAAAGAAGTTTGTCTGGGACGACAAGCTCAG gacGTTGTTGTGTAACCTGGTGCGGGTGAAGCTGAGCTGCTACGAGCTGGAAGGCAAGAACTCACTGTCTCTAGAGGACTACCTCAAAGCCTTCATGGAGACTGAGGTTAAACCTCTTTGGCCTAAAGGCTGGATGCAGGCCAG GATGTTGTTCAAAGAGAGCATCACGGTACACGGTCACCTCACAGGCTACAC GGCAAAGAAGAAGATGGTTCCCACCCCCAAGGCCAAGCCGAAG GAGGCCATTTGGGTCCAGCGGTCCACACCTTCAGCAGGAGCCACGCCCTCCCCTGTTGCCCAGGTTGCCAAGCGACCGCCTCAGTCTCCGTCTCAGGCCATATGTCTCGATGAGGATTTGACGGCTCCCTCCCTGGACATCTCCCAGGCACTCGCCATCCTCGGCAATGCAGCCAAGGGACTGGCCCAGGGGGACAGCCCCCCGTCCCCGGACGGACCCAAGACGGCCACCaacccctcctccctccacagCTCGCCACTCATtcaacagcagaagaaaaactcAGTCAGCACTCCCAGCTCCAGTGCACCTCACTACATCTCTACCTCTTCgtcttcctccacctctctgtctcgGCCCCCCTCCATCACgtcctctcctctgccctcAGTGAGGGTGGATGGCATGGGGGTCGCCAAGGGCACGCCGCAGGCGCACAGACACTCAGTGATGAACGCTCAGAGACCTTTAGGTGTGGCTAAAGCCAACATGCCTGCCTCAGCGTCGCCACCTAAACCACGTCCACCTCCCACTGCGTCTCCACTGATGGCCCCAGGATCAAAAACGGGGGTCTCCACCCCCCCATCTGGCCTCCACAAAGGCAGCAATAATACTAAGGCCAGCAGTGGCGACACACTCATCATCTCATCACCTCAGCCACACACTCTTTCATCGTCGTCGCACATGAGCCCCAAAACCTTCCAGACTCCTCGCCTGCCTCAGACCCCACAGAGTAAACCCTCCCCGGCCCCCTCCCTCGCTCAGACGCTCGCTGGAGTGCAGCCCCAGCCCCAGTCTAACTTCATCACCCCTATGCATGCTACTCTCACCAAGtcctcacacagcagcatcccACCcatcatcaaactcactccCCGCACCCCCAACCCCACCGTCACCGCCACCACCTCAGCCTTACCCTCCATCTCTCAAAGGTCTCAGGCAGCCCCCACTGTACACCAGTACTCTCCCAAAAACCCAGCAGGGTTCCGCCCGCCGTTCTCAGGTGCCCAAGGAGGAGCAGCCAAGCCGGGGCAAAACAGCTACACTCCCCCGGGCAGCCAGAAGACCCCCACCAATAACAGCACCACCAACACCAGCCTTATTAACACCTCATCCATAAGCAAGCATTCAGGATCCAGTGCCTCCCCCACAGTGGTCTCTGTAAACCCAGGCCAGCGCCAGAGACCCGTGGGAGGGACACCTCAGGGGGCCAAACCGGTCGCATCGGTTTCATCGTCATCTGTCTCTTCTCAGTTACCACAG GTGTCCACGGCAGGTAGCGGCAGCCTGCTCGGCTCAGCCTCGTCGCTTCCTCTGGGGTTTGGGATGCTGGGGGGCCTGGTCCCTGTGTCCCTGCCCTTCCAGTTCCCCTCGCTGCTAAACCTGCCACAACTGGGCACAGCAGGCTCCAGTGCGGCAGCCAGTGGCTCCACGGCCAGTAGCAATGCACAGTTCTCCACCCTGACACAGA ATGTCAGTCAAAGCCAGGGAGGAGATGCTAAGAGGAAGACTCTATGA
- the rpsa gene encoding 40S ribosomal protein SA has product MSGGLDVLQMKEEDVLKFLAAGTHLGGTNLDFQMEQYVYKRKSDGVYIINLKKTWEKLLLAARAIVAIENPADVCVISSRNTGQRAVLKFASATGATTFHGRFTPGTFTNQIQAAFREPRLLIVTDPRADHQPLTEASYVNIPTIALCNTDSPLRYVDIAIPCNNKGHHSVGLMWWMLAREVLRMRGTISREHPWEVMPDLYFYRDPEEIEKEEQAAAEKAVGKEEFQGEWSAPAAEFAQPEVTDWSEGVAVPSVPIQQFPAPTAALKTEDWSTQPATEDWSSAPTAQASEWGGAASDWS; this is encoded by the exons ATGTCCGGAGGTCTGGATGTCCTTCAAatgaaggaggaggatgtgCTGAAGTTCCTGGCTGCAGGAACCCACCTGGGAGGCACCAACTTGGACTTCCAGATGGAGCAATACgtctacaaaagaaaaagtgacg GTGTGTACATCATTAATCTGAAGAAAACCtgggagaagctgctgctggcagCCAGGGCTATTGTTGCCATTGAGAACCcagctgatgtgtgtgtcatctcCTCCAGGAATACTGGACAG AGAGCAGTGCTGAAGTTTGCTTCTGCCACTGGTGCCACCACCTTCCACGGCCGTTTCACCCCTGGTACATTTACCAATCAGATCCAGGCTGCTTTCAGAGAGCCCCGCCTCCTGATTGTGACAGACCCCCGTGCTGATCATCAGCCACTGACAGAGGCTTCCTACGTCAACATCCCCACCATCGCCCTGTGCAACACTGACTCTCCTTTGAGATACGTGGACATTGCCATTCCCTGTAACAACAAG GGTCACCACTCTGTGGGTTTGATGTGGTGGATGCTGGCCAGGGAGGTCCTCAGGATGAGGGGAACAATCTCCAGGGAGCACCCATGGGAGGTCATGCCAGATCTGTACTTCTACAGAGATCCTGAAGAG ATCGAGAAGGAGGAGCAGGCTGCAGCTGAGAAGGCTGTTGGAAAGGAGGAGTTCCAGGGTGAATGGAGTGCCCCTGCAGCAGAGTTTGCTCAGCCTGAGGTGACCGACTGGTCTGAGGGTGTTGCTGTGCCATCTGTGCCTATCCAGCAGTTCCCTGCAC CCACTGCAGCGCTGAAGACAG AGGACTGGAGCACTCAGCCTGCCACAGAGGATTGGTCATCTGCCCCCACTGCCCAGGCTTCTGAGTGGGGAGGTGCTGCCTCTGACTGGTCTTAA
- the LOC113154725 gene encoding mitochondrial glycine transporter A-like, with product MELSLAPPAIKAFMCGSLSGTCSTLLFQPLDLVKTRLQTLQGGMQPGSGRVGMVAVLQSVVRTEKLLGLWKGVSPSFVRTIPGVGIYFSTYYSLKQHFVEGRHPGALEAVLLGAGARTVAGVVMLPVTVIKTRFECGRYSYRSVFGALRSVCQTEGPAALFSGLVATLLRDVPFSGIYVMFYSQTKASLPKEISTSSSAPLANFSCGVLAGVLASLITQPADVVKTHVQVNPQLRTAEALRFIYTEHGLQGFFRGAVPRSLRRTMMATMAWTVYEQLMSRLGLKS from the exons ATGGAACTGTCACTG GCTCCTCCAGCTATCAAAGCCTTCATGTGTGGCTCCCTCAGTGGGACCTGCTCCACGCTGCTTTTCCAGCCTCTGGACCTGGTGAAGACTCGTCTGCAGACTCTGCAGGGAGGAATGCAGCCTGG TTCTGGCAGAGTGGGGATGGTGGCAGTGCTGCAGAGCGTGGTGCGAACAGAGAAGCTGCTGGGACTGTGGAAAGGAGTTTCACCG TCCTTCGTTCGTACCATCCCCGGTGTCGGGATCTACTTCAGCACCTACTACTCTCTGAAGCAGCACTTCGTCGAGGGCAGACACCCAGGGGCCTTGGAGGCCGTGCTGCTGGGTGCAGGGGCCCGGACAGTGGCGGGGGTCGTCATGCTGCCAGTCACCGTCATTAAGACACGGTTTGAA tgcgGCAGGTACAGTTACAGGAGCGTGTTCGGAGCTCTGCGCTCGGTGTGTCAGACTGAAGGTCCTGCAGCTCTGTTCTCGGGTCTCGTGGCCACGCTGCTGAGAGACGTTCCCTTCTCTGGGATCTACGTCATGTTCTACAGCCAGACCAAAGCCTCGCTGCCAAAAG AAATCAGCACGTCTTCCTCCGCCCCACTGGCTAACTTCAGCTGTGGGGTCCTGGCTGGTGTGTTGGCGTCTCTGATCACTCAGCCTGCAGACGTAGTGAAAACACACGTGCAAGTCAATCCGCAGCTGAGGACGGCCGAGGCTCTCAGATTCATCTATACG GAACATGGACTCCAGGGCTTCTTCAGGGGAGCCGTCCCTCGGTCCCTGAGAAGGACCATGATGGCCACCATGGCATGGACCGTGTACGAGCAGCTGATGTCTCGTCTCGGACTAAAGTCCTGA